In Nocardioides sp. InS609-2, a single genomic region encodes these proteins:
- a CDS encoding pyridoxal-phosphate dependent enzyme — MKYDDLVDAIGHTPVVRLRTGPATAAVYAKLEMHNVFAMKDRVAKRVILEARANGLLQPGAPIFESSSGTMALGLALVGTLLGHPVHIVTDPRIDEVTLAKLRSLGCSVHVVDAMTSHGWQSARLTRLAELMAERDDAFCPRQYYNPQNPLAYGALADELVADLGRVDVLVGAVGSGGSLCGTARALRRAQRAAGITDPVRVIGVDAVGSVLFEQPDRPGRRQSGLGNSLLPGNLSHAEIDEVHWLNDHEAFAVTRELARDECIFAGNSSGSVYQVLRHLAWTLPEGATAVGIFPDRGDRYVDTIYSDDYWDRADLRSLPIRPEPEQVAYGTEVAQWSWASVPSTPRRRLLFVESNTTGTGMLAMTRARELGLTPVLLTSSAARYRGVAETDCEIMRCDTNDQAALTAALREAFDAREVAGVTTSSEFYLGATAVLAAELGLPGNPPEAVRRCRDKSETRKVLTDAGLPQPVSVPVCTAADVAAAVARTGLPCVVKPVADSASTGVLRCETLEKAVEQVTLLLRRTHNVRMQRQPAAVLVEQLVSGAEVSVETIFVDGRCHVVGITRKDLSHGPAFVELRHAFPAVLEETTAGEIERVVIEALEAVGVRHGVCHTEVRLADAGPTVIEINARPAGGMIPELIRLAGGPDLLDQQLRAAIDLPMTVGDLRTRTAGIAFITSTTDGEVSTVDGLEEARTRDGVAAVHTSCRPGDRVRAAADAYDRLGHVIATGGSIEQVDRTLDLAMAGITVRLTDD, encoded by the coding sequence GTGAAGTACGACGACCTCGTCGACGCGATCGGGCATACCCCGGTGGTCCGACTGCGCACCGGGCCCGCGACCGCCGCGGTCTACGCCAAGCTCGAGATGCACAACGTCTTCGCAATGAAGGACCGCGTCGCCAAGCGTGTGATCCTCGAGGCGCGCGCAAACGGCCTCCTGCAACCCGGTGCCCCGATCTTCGAGAGTTCCTCGGGCACGATGGCGCTGGGCCTCGCGTTGGTCGGCACGCTGCTCGGCCACCCGGTCCACATCGTCACCGACCCGCGGATCGACGAGGTCACGCTGGCCAAGCTCCGGTCGCTTGGCTGCTCCGTGCACGTTGTCGATGCGATGACCTCCCACGGCTGGCAGAGCGCGAGGCTGACCCGTCTCGCCGAGCTGATGGCCGAGCGCGACGACGCGTTCTGCCCCCGCCAGTACTACAACCCGCAGAACCCGCTCGCCTACGGCGCGCTGGCCGACGAGCTGGTCGCCGACCTAGGTCGCGTCGACGTGCTCGTCGGCGCCGTCGGGAGCGGTGGCTCCCTCTGCGGCACGGCGCGCGCACTGCGACGCGCGCAGCGAGCCGCCGGCATCACCGATCCGGTACGGGTCATCGGCGTGGACGCGGTGGGCAGCGTCCTGTTCGAGCAGCCCGACCGTCCCGGCCGCCGTCAGAGCGGCCTGGGCAACAGCCTGCTGCCGGGCAACCTGAGCCATGCCGAGATCGACGAGGTGCACTGGCTCAACGACCACGAGGCATTCGCCGTTACCCGCGAGCTCGCCCGCGATGAGTGCATTTTCGCCGGCAACTCCTCGGGGTCGGTCTACCAGGTGCTCCGTCACCTGGCTTGGACGCTGCCGGAAGGCGCCACAGCGGTCGGCATCTTCCCCGACCGGGGCGATCGCTACGTCGACACCATCTACTCCGATGACTACTGGGACCGGGCCGACCTGCGGTCCCTGCCGATCCGTCCCGAGCCGGAGCAGGTCGCCTACGGGACCGAGGTGGCGCAGTGGTCGTGGGCGTCGGTACCTTCGACCCCCCGTCGGCGGCTCCTGTTCGTCGAGTCCAACACCACCGGCACCGGCATGCTCGCCATGACACGCGCCCGCGAGCTGGGCCTGACCCCCGTGCTGCTGACCTCCTCTGCCGCGCGCTACCGGGGCGTCGCGGAGACCGACTGCGAGATCATGCGGTGCGACACCAACGACCAGGCTGCCCTGACGGCTGCCCTGCGCGAGGCGTTCGACGCGCGGGAGGTCGCCGGAGTCACCACGAGCAGCGAGTTCTACCTCGGGGCCACGGCGGTGCTCGCGGCAGAGCTCGGTCTCCCGGGCAACCCGCCCGAAGCCGTGCGCCGGTGCCGCGACAAGTCAGAGACCAGGAAGGTGCTCACGGACGCGGGACTTCCCCAGCCGGTCTCGGTCCCCGTCTGCACCGCGGCAGACGTCGCTGCCGCCGTCGCCCGCACGGGACTCCCCTGCGTGGTCAAGCCCGTGGCCGACTCGGCGTCGACTGGCGTGCTGCGGTGCGAGACCCTGGAGAAGGCCGTCGAGCAAGTCACCCTCCTGCTGCGCCGGACGCACAACGTGCGGATGCAGCGACAGCCCGCCGCGGTGCTAGTCGAGCAGCTCGTGAGCGGCGCGGAGGTCAGCGTCGAGACGATCTTCGTCGACGGCCGTTGCCATGTCGTGGGCATTACTAGGAAGGACCTGTCACACGGCCCGGCCTTCGTGGAGCTGCGACATGCGTTCCCCGCCGTGCTCGAGGAGACCACGGCTGGCGAGATCGAGCGCGTGGTGATCGAGGCTCTCGAGGCGGTCGGCGTCCGCCACGGGGTGTGCCACACCGAGGTGCGGTTGGCCGACGCCGGGCCCACCGTCATCGAGATTAACGCCCGCCCGGCCGGCGGGATGATCCCTGAGCTCATCAGGCTCGCGGGCGGCCCCGACCTGCTCGATCAGCAGTTGAGGGCGGCGATCGACCTGCCGATGACCGTCGGAGACCTGCGGACAAGGACAGCCGGCATCGCATTCATCACCAGCACGACCGACGGCGAGGTGTCCACCGTTGACGGCCTCGAGGAGGCCCGGACCCGTGATGGTGTTGCGGCGGTGCACACCAGCTGCCGTCCCGGCGACCGCGTACGCGCCGCCGCCGACGCCTACGACCGGCTGGGCCACGTGATCGCCACCGGGGGGTCGATCGAGCAGGTCGACCGCACCCTCGACCTGGCAATGGCCGGCATCACCGTCCGACTGACCGACGACTGA
- a CDS encoding amino acid adenylation domain-containing protein yields MTTRGDEDRAAPSPPGPFARPGDADLDEVERAAWLDFNRTAEAPGDHPSRLLPWLAQAARDHSDLPAVSADGLVLTYAALHERADALATYLRGSGVGAGDTVAVVATRTVVPYPALLAVISVGAAYVPLNPHDPTDRLRLMLEDCGASTVLSDVSSAPKLQALTGLVPTCAVLDEGGAMDGWQDWSGVPAAYQPAPPVEATAGTGAPEDTTAYVIYTSGTTGRPKGVRVAESSLLNLVRWFHDRHGTVAGDRVAQNAPLTFDPSVQQIFPAWTAGACLVVMPDVALLDSYELLVWLQEEEITHLDMVTSHWFHMLDAAVSSPGLRDLPHLRWTLVGGESFTYRSTRQWYDVVRSPGLLNNVYGPTEATVNATHIVVPPERTEGKVPIGKPLPHYRLYVLDDDGGLCPVGEQGELYIAGAGLAQGYCSEEATRKAWLDHCVFGDTTERLYRTGDLARLVRDIDGTPVLEFRGRADRQVKISGYRLELEEVEMAAKACREVRDAAVMTIGDPPTQLVCFVVGGQDGPASLRAEMSERLPAYMVPHIVLPVGSMPFTPSGKLDRDRLLEHLDQVRASQAVPGRSLTATEQMVADVLSRVLRVPVTSPTADFYLLGGSSLLALQVAGLLRDSGEPVRATDLLEHSTVEHLAAHLDRERVVR; encoded by the coding sequence ATGACGACGAGGGGCGACGAAGACCGGGCCGCGCCTTCGCCGCCGGGCCCGTTCGCACGGCCGGGGGACGCCGACCTCGACGAGGTCGAGCGCGCCGCGTGGCTTGACTTCAACCGCACCGCGGAGGCCCCAGGCGACCACCCGTCGAGGTTGCTGCCCTGGCTGGCGCAGGCCGCCCGGGACCATAGTGATCTTCCCGCCGTGTCTGCCGACGGCCTGGTACTCACCTACGCCGCGCTCCACGAGCGGGCCGATGCCCTGGCCACTTACCTTCGCGGCTCGGGCGTCGGGGCAGGGGACACCGTCGCCGTGGTCGCCACCCGGACGGTCGTGCCCTACCCGGCGCTGCTTGCCGTGATCTCCGTGGGCGCCGCCTACGTCCCGCTGAACCCCCACGACCCCACGGACAGGCTCCGGCTGATGCTGGAGGACTGCGGGGCCTCGACCGTCCTTTCCGACGTTTCGAGCGCACCAAAGTTGCAGGCGTTGACCGGCCTGGTACCGACGTGCGCCGTGCTCGACGAGGGCGGCGCAATGGACGGGTGGCAGGACTGGTCCGGGGTCCCGGCTGCCTACCAGCCCGCACCGCCAGTCGAGGCGACGGCGGGTACGGGGGCCCCAGAGGACACCACCGCATACGTCATCTACACCTCCGGCACGACGGGGCGTCCTAAGGGCGTGCGTGTCGCCGAGTCCAGCCTGCTCAACCTCGTGCGCTGGTTCCACGACCGCCACGGGACCGTCGCGGGTGACCGCGTGGCGCAGAACGCTCCGTTGACGTTCGATCCCTCGGTGCAGCAGATATTCCCCGCATGGACCGCCGGCGCCTGCCTGGTGGTCATGCCCGACGTGGCCCTCCTCGACTCCTACGAGCTGCTGGTTTGGCTTCAGGAGGAGGAGATCACCCACCTCGACATGGTCACCTCCCACTGGTTTCACATGCTCGACGCGGCCGTCTCCAGCCCAGGCCTGCGCGACCTCCCACACCTGCGGTGGACCCTGGTCGGGGGCGAAAGCTTCACCTACCGGAGCACGCGGCAGTGGTACGACGTCGTCCGGTCGCCCGGCCTGCTGAACAACGTCTACGGCCCGACCGAGGCCACCGTCAACGCGACCCATATCGTCGTGCCTCCCGAGCGGACCGAGGGCAAGGTGCCGATCGGGAAGCCGCTGCCCCACTACCGCCTCTACGTGCTCGACGACGATGGCGGCCTGTGCCCGGTCGGTGAGCAGGGCGAGCTCTACATCGCTGGGGCAGGGCTGGCGCAGGGCTACTGCTCGGAGGAGGCGACGCGGAAGGCCTGGCTCGACCACTGCGTCTTCGGCGACACGACGGAGCGCCTCTACCGGACCGGTGACCTGGCCCGGCTGGTGCGCGACATCGACGGCACGCCGGTGCTGGAGTTCCGCGGCCGGGCGGACCGGCAGGTCAAGATCTCGGGGTACCGCCTCGAGCTCGAGGAGGTCGAGATGGCGGCCAAGGCGTGCCGGGAGGTGCGCGACGCCGCCGTCATGACCATCGGGGACCCGCCGACCCAACTCGTTTGCTTCGTCGTGGGCGGCCAAGACGGACCCGCGTCGCTGCGCGCCGAGATGTCGGAGAGGCTCCCTGCCTACATGGTCCCGCACATCGTCCTGCCGGTCGGCAGCATGCCGTTCACCCCCAGTGGCAAGCTCGACCGGGACCGCCTGCTCGAGCACCTCGACCAGGTGCGCGCCAGCCAGGCGGTACCTGGCCGGAGCCTGACCGCGACCGAGCAAATGGTCGCAGACGTTCTGAGCCGGGTGCTCCGAGTGCCCGTGACCTCGCCGACGGCCGATTTCTACCTTCTGGGCGGGTCCTCGCTGCTTGCCCTGCAGGTCGCCGGATTGCTGCGCGACTCCGGGGAGCCGGTGCGCGCGACCGACCTCCTCGAGCACTCCACCGTCGAGCATCTCGCGGCACACCTCGACCGAGAGCGGGTCGTCCGATGA
- a CDS encoding lyase family protein has protein sequence MSVSGRVAGTPTEFVRREFLEPQFRHELEHLLPWYVLIEKALLTEYHRLGVLSSGEVTCLTVGLRGLTQQNVAACADESLTDIALAIEAQVVADSDPVPAWHVDRSRNDLQACAQLLHVRAQVKSMAAGFDRLAEAAIRRAGEDITSPMPGYTHLQAAQVVSPGFWLSALADHALATSSRLLSTYDRINLSPLGAGPMAGQELAWDRQLLAEAVGCTAPAPHALAAVASRSWLLDVAADLSTAGVGLSRFHTDLMAWLSSAYGLVELPDDLAGISASMPQKKNYPILERLRGRTAHLVSFYVDLATAQRNTSYSNSVEVSKEAGRHATTAFAEALAVVDGTVLVVDQLHWRVDTMRAWCERDHFGGFSLANQLTLRAGIPWRTSQVVAGRYVVAVLEQHDGRDDAGLLGDVCRAAGHPLDDPGSFLEASLDVDGQLAGKLSPGGTGPDAMRALLGDQHERRVALEREWATRASTVDAAAAKTDAALDALAELST, from the coding sequence GTGAGCGTGTCCGGGCGCGTCGCCGGGACACCCACGGAGTTCGTGCGGCGCGAGTTCCTCGAGCCCCAGTTCCGCCACGAGCTGGAGCACCTGCTGCCGTGGTACGTCCTCATCGAGAAGGCGCTACTGACTGAGTACCACCGTCTCGGGGTGCTGTCCTCGGGCGAGGTGACCTGCCTCACCGTAGGGCTGCGCGGGTTGACACAGCAGAACGTCGCTGCCTGCGCCGACGAGTCGCTCACCGACATCGCCTTGGCCATTGAGGCCCAGGTCGTCGCCGACTCCGACCCCGTTCCGGCCTGGCACGTGGACCGCAGTCGCAATGACCTGCAGGCGTGCGCGCAACTGCTGCACGTGCGCGCCCAAGTGAAGAGCATGGCCGCTGGCTTCGACCGGCTCGCTGAGGCGGCGATCAGGCGCGCGGGCGAGGACATCACCTCGCCGATGCCCGGCTACACCCATCTCCAGGCCGCGCAGGTGGTCAGTCCGGGGTTCTGGCTCTCCGCCCTGGCCGACCACGCACTGGCGACGTCGTCGCGCCTGCTCTCTACCTACGACCGCATCAACCTCTCGCCCCTGGGTGCAGGCCCGATGGCCGGCCAGGAGCTGGCGTGGGATCGGCAGTTGTTGGCCGAGGCGGTGGGCTGCACCGCCCCCGCTCCCCACGCGCTGGCGGCGGTCGCCTCGCGATCGTGGCTGCTCGACGTCGCCGCCGACCTGTCCACCGCGGGTGTGGGACTCAGCCGCTTCCACACCGACCTCATGGCCTGGCTTTCCAGTGCCTACGGTCTGGTCGAGCTGCCCGACGACCTGGCCGGCATCTCGGCGTCCATGCCGCAGAAGAAGAACTACCCGATCCTCGAGCGACTGCGCGGCCGGACGGCGCACCTCGTGTCGTTCTATGTCGACCTCGCCACCGCGCAGCGCAACACGTCGTACAGCAACAGCGTCGAGGTGTCGAAGGAGGCGGGGCGCCACGCGACCACGGCCTTCGCCGAGGCGCTCGCCGTCGTGGACGGCACCGTCCTCGTGGTCGATCAGCTCCACTGGCGCGTCGACACGATGCGCGCTTGGTGCGAGCGCGACCACTTCGGTGGGTTCAGTCTCGCCAACCAGCTCACCCTGCGCGCTGGCATCCCGTGGCGGACCTCCCAGGTGGTGGCGGGACGCTACGTCGTCGCTGTCCTCGAGCAGCACGACGGTCGCGACGACGCCGGGCTGCTGGGTGACGTCTGTCGTGCCGCCGGCCATCCGCTCGACGACCCCGGGTCGTTCCTCGAGGCCTCCCTCGACGTGGACGGCCAGCTGGCGGGCAAGTTATCGCCCGGCGGCACCGGCCCCGACGCGATGCGGGCGCTGCTCGGGGACCAACACGAGCGCAGGGTCGCCCTGGAGCGGGAGTGGGCGACCCGCGCGTCGACGGTCGACGCGGCCGCGGCCAAGACCGATGCCGCACTCGACGCGTTGGCCGAGCTCAGCACATGA
- a CDS encoding transglutaminase domain-containing protein encodes MTARVEVAGVRPPTLHLYAQPSGATDVGRHRPLVEALPRDVDRLTRINHALVVHEHIAPAYGVVLTDEDYGTAHHRSVERVLDFVAARDGRPFDQPRAATSRVAGNCWHFVMLLVATLRVQGTPARARCGFAGYFSEGRFEDHWVCEYWHPDERRWVLVDAQVDAMQRSMFEIDFDHLDVPRDRFLVAGEAWARCRAGTADPGAFGLSITGRFGEWYVAANLMRDAAALQRLEMLPDDTWGAMPGPGDTVGGELAALLDGLGTLTLAPDTRLTELEQLWADERLRVPKTQPGGS; translated from the coding sequence ATGACTGCACGGGTGGAGGTCGCCGGCGTTAGGCCACCGACGCTCCACCTCTACGCCCAGCCGAGCGGCGCCACGGACGTGGGCCGTCATCGCCCGCTGGTCGAGGCGCTCCCGCGCGACGTGGACCGCCTCACGAGGATCAACCACGCCCTGGTGGTGCACGAGCACATCGCACCGGCGTACGGCGTCGTGCTCACCGACGAGGACTACGGGACGGCGCACCACCGCTCGGTCGAACGGGTGCTGGACTTCGTCGCCGCACGGGACGGGCGACCCTTCGACCAGCCTCGGGCGGCCACGAGCCGGGTTGCCGGCAACTGCTGGCACTTCGTGATGCTCCTCGTCGCCACCCTGCGAGTCCAGGGAACCCCTGCCCGGGCGCGGTGCGGCTTCGCGGGCTACTTCAGCGAGGGCCGGTTCGAGGACCACTGGGTCTGCGAGTACTGGCACCCCGACGAGCGGCGCTGGGTGCTGGTCGACGCCCAGGTCGACGCGATGCAGCGGAGCATGTTCGAGATCGACTTCGACCATCTGGACGTGCCCCGCGATCGGTTCCTCGTCGCGGGTGAGGCATGGGCCCGGTGTCGTGCGGGCACGGCCGATCCGGGGGCGTTCGGCCTGAGCATCACGGGTCGTTTCGGGGAGTGGTACGTCGCCGCCAACCTGATGCGCGACGCAGCGGCGCTGCAGCGCCTGGAGATGTTGCCGGACGATACCTGGGGTGCGATGCCGGGACCGGGCGACACCGTCGGCGGCGAGCTGGCGGCCCTCCTCGACGGTCTGGGCACGCTTACGCTCGCGCCCGACACGAGGTTGACCGAGCTCGAGCAGCTGTGGGCCGACGAGCGGCTGCGGGTGCCAAAGACCCAACCCGGCGGGAGCTGA
- a CDS encoding GntG family PLP-dependent aldolase encodes MRSDTFTLPTPEMFTAMTRADLGDDVYSEDPTVRRLEELAAERLGKSDACLMPSGTMANLTAMMAHVPRGGKAIVGDESDIYLYEAGGASVCGGIIYEPVRTQPDGTLDLADLAGGWPPDLDDPQFALPGLICLENTHNRMGGRVLDPGYLDAVRRFADDRGVPLHMDGARIFHAEVASGVPAAEIAAFADSLQFCLSKALSAPIGSILAGDAEVVARARRLRKMLGGGMRQAGVVAAAGIVAMTSMIDRLAEDHALAADLAQRLADIDGIDIDAGSVVTNIVLFRVSAGDLDENAVVDLARESGLAVGEFGHGRIRAVTHRGLRPADVRDAADILAGIVKEAR; translated from the coding sequence ATGCGGAGCGACACCTTCACGCTGCCCACCCCCGAGATGTTCACCGCCATGACGCGGGCCGACCTCGGAGACGACGTCTACTCCGAGGACCCGACCGTCAGGCGGCTGGAGGAGCTTGCGGCCGAGCGGCTCGGCAAGTCCGACGCCTGTCTGATGCCCAGCGGGACGATGGCCAACTTGACCGCGATGATGGCGCATGTGCCGCGGGGCGGGAAGGCCATCGTCGGGGACGAGAGCGACATCTACCTCTACGAGGCCGGCGGGGCGAGCGTTTGCGGCGGGATCATCTACGAGCCGGTCCGCACCCAGCCCGACGGCACGCTCGACCTCGCCGACCTCGCCGGGGGTTGGCCGCCCGACCTTGACGACCCGCAGTTCGCCCTGCCGGGGCTGATCTGCCTCGAGAACACTCACAACCGGATGGGCGGGCGGGTGCTGGACCCCGGCTACCTCGACGCCGTACGACGTTTCGCTGACGACCGCGGCGTCCCGCTGCACATGGACGGGGCCAGGATCTTCCACGCGGAGGTGGCTAGCGGCGTGCCCGCGGCGGAGATCGCCGCCTTCGCCGACTCGCTCCAGTTTTGCCTGTCCAAGGCGCTCTCCGCGCCGATCGGGTCGATCCTGGCCGGGGACGCCGAGGTTGTCGCCCGGGCGCGTCGGCTGCGCAAGATGCTCGGCGGCGGCATGCGCCAGGCCGGTGTGGTCGCGGCAGCCGGCATCGTGGCCATGACCTCGATGATCGACAGGCTCGCCGAGGACCACGCCCTGGCGGCGGACCTAGCCCAACGGCTGGCCGACATCGACGGGATCGACATCGACGCCGGCTCGGTCGTGACCAACATCGTGCTGTTTCGGGTATCCGCCGGCGACCTCGACGAGAACGCCGTCGTCGACCTTGCCCGCGAGAGTGGCCTGGCCGTGGGCGAGTTCGGCCACGGCCGGATCCGCGCGGTGACGCATCGCGGCCTCCGGCCCGCCGACGTGCGCGATGCAGCCGACATCCTCGCCGGCATCGTCAAGGAGGCCCGCTGA
- a CDS encoding cytochrome P450, producing the protein MEPSGVRYHDELDCYVVWGLEPARAAMADPALTSDTFQPMNLSYLPEVVRDECPDLVALVERWFIFRDGADHQTARKAVRPLFSPRNIRDLAPEVATIVEDVLDEAMRSTEFDFVTEVADKVAARAIALILGFESASQESLQRWGLALSKFLGASYRPDFAMEAQVAIVELSEFVRSAESAPGGLLSLASGEREDRVATAAMMVFGGLQTTVGLLGFACKYMMESDVSPSTVGERSALIERTLSHWAPLGHVARMADRATSIASTAIPEGSAVLIALDGTDVLDRPGMLTWDPELPSGGPGPLEDKALHLAFGYGVHRCIGAPLARLVGDEVVRQLVEKAPGARVVSATPKANRTYRGFSELVVRIPG; encoded by the coding sequence ATGGAACCCAGCGGAGTGCGTTACCACGACGAGCTCGATTGCTACGTTGTGTGGGGATTGGAGCCGGCCCGTGCCGCGATGGCCGACCCCGCCCTCACCAGCGACACCTTCCAGCCGATGAACCTGAGCTACCTGCCGGAGGTGGTCCGCGACGAGTGCCCCGACCTGGTCGCCCTTGTCGAGCGCTGGTTCATCTTCCGCGACGGCGCCGACCACCAAACGGCACGCAAGGCCGTACGTCCCCTCTTCTCCCCGCGCAACATCCGTGACCTGGCACCGGAGGTCGCGACGATCGTGGAGGACGTGCTGGACGAGGCAATGCGCTCTACGGAGTTCGACTTCGTCACCGAGGTGGCGGACAAGGTCGCGGCGCGTGCGATCGCGCTGATACTCGGGTTCGAGTCGGCCTCACAGGAGTCGCTGCAGCGGTGGGGGCTCGCGCTGTCGAAGTTCCTAGGCGCGTCCTACCGTCCCGACTTCGCGATGGAGGCCCAGGTCGCCATCGTGGAGTTGAGCGAGTTCGTCCGTTCGGCCGAGTCGGCTCCCGGTGGCTTGCTGAGCCTGGCGTCGGGGGAGAGGGAGGACCGCGTAGCGACCGCCGCGATGATGGTGTTCGGCGGGCTGCAGACGACGGTCGGCCTCCTGGGCTTCGCCTGCAAATACATGATGGAGTCCGACGTTTCCCCGTCGACCGTCGGGGAGCGCAGCGCCCTCATCGAGCGCACCCTGTCGCACTGGGCGCCCCTGGGGCACGTGGCGCGGATGGCGGACCGCGCGACGTCGATCGCGTCCACAGCCATACCTGAGGGGAGCGCGGTGCTCATCGCGCTCGACGGCACTGACGTCCTCGATCGGCCCGGGATGTTGACGTGGGATCCGGAGTTGCCGAGCGGGGGCCCGGGTCCCCTGGAGGACAAGGCGCTCCACCTAGCCTTCGGCTACGGCGTCCACCGCTGCATCGGCGCACCGCTGGCGCGCCTGGTAGGGGACGAGGTCGTCCGTCAACTCGTGGAGAAGGCGCCCGGCGCCCGGGTGGTCTCTGCGACCCCGAAGGCCAACCGCACCTATCGCGGGTTCAGCGAGCTGGTCGTGCGCATCCCTGGCTGA